Proteins encoded together in one bacterium window:
- a CDS encoding aminotransferase class V-fold PLP-dependent enzyme: protein MEPNVQHLVEKIRDAIIGDDRALSGPYGPRRMTYADYTASGRSLEFIEDFIAEEVLPLYANTHTETSRTGLQTTRFREDARQIILQACGGDESDCVIFCGSGATGAINKLIDILNLSLPRDLEEKYDLASHIPKDDRPVVFIGPYEHHSNELPWRESIADVVTIAEDMDGRIDQAHLERELVNHAARPLKIGSFSAASNVTGIVSDTAGISRLLHRHGALAFWDFAAAAPYVKIEMNLRDGDDGGAGLTYKDAVFISPHKFIGGPGTPGLLVVKRALVKNTVPTVPGGGTVSYVSSDKHTYLPDVEHREEGGTPAIIEAIRAGLVFHLKNAVGEANIEALEHRFVQRAVAAWGENPDIQILGNLAAKRLSIVSFVIRSGRRILHHNFVVALLNDLFGIQARGGCSCAGPYGHRLLGIDLARSMKYHEAISAGAEGIKPGWVRVNFNYFISDDVCDFIIRAVEFIAREGWRFLAHYDFEPETGIWRHREQPRGTSLRLHDISYCTGKMQYRSHHVTEPESALREYLDQAEELVAGWRDAAAVAPVASAVSLDPALEPLRWFPLPGEGR, encoded by the coding sequence ATGGAACCGAACGTCCAGCACCTCGTCGAGAAGATCCGCGACGCCATCATCGGCGACGACCGGGCCCTCAGCGGCCCCTACGGCCCCCGGCGCATGACCTACGCCGACTACACGGCCAGCGGGCGTTCCCTCGAGTTCATCGAGGACTTCATCGCCGAGGAGGTGCTGCCCCTCTACGCCAACACGCATACCGAGACGTCGCGCACCGGCCTGCAGACCACCCGTTTCCGCGAGGACGCGCGCCAGATCATCCTGCAGGCGTGCGGCGGCGACGAGAGCGACTGCGTCATCTTCTGCGGTTCGGGGGCCACCGGCGCCATCAACAAGCTCATCGACATCCTGAACCTGAGCCTGCCGCGCGACCTCGAGGAGAAGTACGACCTGGCGTCGCACATCCCCAAGGACGATCGCCCCGTGGTCTTCATCGGACCCTACGAGCACCATTCGAACGAACTGCCCTGGCGCGAGTCCATCGCCGACGTGGTGACCATCGCCGAGGACATGGACGGCCGCATCGATCAGGCCCACCTCGAGCGCGAACTCGTGAACCACGCCGCACGGCCCCTGAAGATCGGGTCGTTCTCGGCGGCGAGCAACGTGACCGGGATCGTCTCGGACACGGCCGGCATCTCGCGGCTGCTGCACCGCCACGGGGCCCTGGCCTTCTGGGATTTCGCCGCGGCGGCGCCCTACGTGAAGATCGAGATGAACCTGCGCGACGGCGATGACGGGGGCGCCGGCCTGACCTACAAGGACGCGGTCTTCATCTCGCCCCACAAGTTCATCGGCGGTCCGGGGACGCCGGGCCTCCTGGTGGTCAAGCGCGCGCTGGTGAAGAACACCGTGCCCACCGTGCCGGGCGGCGGCACCGTCTCCTACGTGAGCTCCGACAAGCACACCTACCTGCCGGACGTCGAGCACCGCGAGGAGGGGGGCACGCCGGCCATCATCGAGGCGATCCGGGCCGGGCTCGTGTTCCACCTGAAGAACGCCGTCGGCGAGGCGAACATCGAGGCGCTCGAACACCGCTTCGTGCAGCGGGCGGTGGCGGCGTGGGGGGAGAACCCGGACATCCAGATCCTGGGCAACCTGGCGGCCAAACGGCTGTCGATCGTCTCGTTCGTGATCCGCAGCGGCCGGCGCATCCTGCACCACAACTTCGTCGTCGCCCTGCTGAACGACCTCTTCGGGATCCAGGCCCGGGGCGGCTGCTCGTGCGCGGGGCCCTACGGCCACCGCCTGCTGGGCATCGACCTCGCCCGCAGCATGAAGTACCACGAGGCCATCAGCGCCGGCGCCGAGGGCATCAAGCCCGGCTGGGTGCGCGTGAACTTCAACTACTTCATCAGCGACGACGTGTGCGACTTCATCATCCGGGCCGTGGAGTTCATCGCGCGCGAGGGCTGGCGCTTCCTGGCCCACTACGACTTCGAGCCGGAGACCGGCATCTGGCGCCACCGCGAGCAGCCGCGCGGCACGAGCCTCCGCCTGCACGACATCAGCTACTGCACCGGCAAGATGCAGTACCGCTCGCACCACGTGACCGAGCCCGAGAGCGCGCTGCGGGAGTATCTCGACCAGGCGGAGGAACTGGTCGCCGGCTGGCGGGACGCCGCCGCCGTGGCGCCGGTCGCGTCCGCGGTGAGCCTGGACCCCGCCCTGGAGCCGCTGCGCTGGTTCCCCCTGCCGGGCGAAGGGCGTTGA
- a CDS encoding glycosyl hydrolase 53 family protein yields the protein MSRFVRCAGLVALVVLAGSRPAVAAERPLLLGGDVSLLPLCEDAGVTYTVAGKPGEALAILGGSGCNTFRVRLFVAPDPDGAACQDLAWVARLGARIKARHATFLLDLHYSDTWADPGRQETPRAWSGLAPDALAARVESYTAAVVDSLTAAGARPDIVQLGNEITPGLLWPAGRLDGSEAAWVRLAALLRAAGRGARRADADGGTPLLLVHLATGGDPAATRWFLAGLARHDVPYDLVGLSYYPWWHGAPDDLAATLDVVATEFGRDVLVVETAQPWREGPEPAASPFPATPAGQAAFLCEVVRRVRETPGGHGRGVLWWAPEGIAAPGVPAWRAGDCALFDAAGEVLPALDAFRAPD from the coding sequence TTGAGCCGGTTCGTCCGGTGCGCGGGGCTGGTGGCCCTGGTCGTCCTGGCCGGGTCGAGGCCGGCGGTCGCCGCGGAACGGCCCCTGCTCCTGGGGGGCGACGTGTCCCTGCTGCCCCTGTGCGAAGACGCGGGCGTGACGTACACGGTCGCGGGCAAGCCGGGCGAGGCGCTGGCGATCCTCGGCGGCAGCGGTTGCAACACCTTCCGCGTGCGGCTCTTCGTCGCGCCCGACCCGGACGGGGCCGCCTGCCAGGACCTGGCCTGGGTCGCCCGGCTCGGGGCGCGCATCAAGGCCCGCCACGCCACCTTCCTGCTCGACCTCCACTATTCGGACACCTGGGCCGATCCCGGCCGTCAGGAGACGCCGCGGGCCTGGAGCGGACTCGCTCCCGACGCCCTCGCCGCCCGCGTCGAGTCGTACACCGCGGCGGTCGTGGACTCGCTGACCGCGGCGGGCGCCCGGCCGGACATCGTGCAGCTGGGGAACGAGATCACGCCGGGCCTGCTGTGGCCGGCGGGGCGGCTGGACGGGAGCGAGGCGGCGTGGGTCCGGCTGGCGGCGTTGCTGCGGGCGGCCGGCCGCGGCGCGCGCCGGGCGGATGCCGATGGCGGCACGCCGCTGCTGCTGGTGCATCTGGCCACGGGCGGCGACCCGGCGGCGACGCGGTGGTTCCTGGCCGGACTCGCACGGCACGACGTCCCCTACGACCTGGTCGGGCTCAGCTACTACCCGTGGTGGCACGGCGCGCCCGACGACCTGGCGGCGACGCTCGACGTCGTGGCGACCGAGTTCGGGCGCGACGTCCTCGTGGTGGAGACGGCCCAGCCGTGGCGGGAGGGGCCGGAGCCGGCGGCATCCCCGTTCCCGGCCACGCCCGCCGGCCAGGCGGCCTTCCTGTGCGAGGTCGTGCGCCGGGTGCGGGAGACGCCCGGGGGCCACGGGCGCGGGGTGCTGTGGTGGGCGCCGGAGGGGATCGCCGCCCCCGGCGTGCCGGCCTGGCGCGCGGGCGACTGCGCCCTGTTCGACGCCGCCGGCGAAGTGCTGCCCGCGCTCGACGCGTTCCGCGCCCCGGA